The Pelagibius sp. CAU 1746 genomic sequence GCGCGAGTGCTGCCTCTCCTTGGAAGAGATCGCGAACCTCGTTCGGGTGCTCGATAAGGCGGAACAAGAGGGGACGGAAACCCCCTTTGTCGTGGCCGCCTTCAAGCTCCTGATCCTGACCGGCTGCCGCCTGAGCGAAATCCAGACCCTCAAGTGGAGCTACGTCCAGCCGCCCTATATGATGTTGCCAGAGAGCAAGACCGGCGCCCGGAAAATCCCCCTGCCCGAACCGGCCCAAACCGTGCTTAGCGACCTGCCCCGCGACCCGGAAAACGAATACGTGATCCAAGGGGCCATCGAAGGGCAGCACGTCACCGACCTACAAAAGCCGTGGCGCCGGATTCGCAAGTCGGCCGGCCTGGACGGTATCCGCATCCACGATCTGCGGCACACCTACGCTTCGCACGGGGTGATGCAGGGGCTGAGTATTCCCATGATGGGCAAGCTGCTGGGGCACACGCAGATACAGACGACCATGCGCTATGCCCACTTCGCAGATGATCCGGTGCGGGAAGCGGCCGCCCAGGTGGCCGGCATCCTGGATCGGTCATTCGCACCGCCCGCCAAGCCGACCCCCGCAGCGAACGTGGTGCCCTTCCCGAAACGCGCGTAGGGAGCTGAATGGCTAGCCATACTCATTCGTCGAAAGACTCCGCGAATTCCTCGAGGATCGAGTCAGACGTATGTGCAAGATGCTGCATTTTAGACAGCTCTTCGATTTGGCTGTTGGCAATAAATGAGCAACTATTCGACATGGGTCCGCGCTCTAGCAGCGAGAAAACTGGCCTCAATATTTCGCTCTTTACCTTCTCTCTTCTCTCATCCGGCGCGACTATATGGAGCGCAATATCCATGTTTGGCTGGAGGGCCAACAGGTCCGCCATGCGCAGGAGCCCGCTGTATACGCTTGTGGTCTGCTCAACCTCAAATGCCCGGCGAATCGAGCGACGACTTAGCCAGATAACATCGATGTTTTGTATCGTGCGGAGGGTAACGTCGTCGTAGTTCAATGGGAGGCGGCTGAGCAGCTTTGGCCGTAGGTCTGCCGACAGTATTTGCTCGACTGCGCCCCGATCCGAAGCCGGTATCCATACGTTGAAGCCCATGAGGGCGCCAATCCTTGCCAACGCGGCTTGAGTCTGGATGGACGTTCGGACCTCCTTGCCGTCGGCTGACGAACGGTGCACCGCCTCCGATTGTTCCTCCTCCTCGCGATCCGGAACCTCTACCTCCACTTCGCCTTTCTCTGTCTTAATGACCGCCCGCTGGCGCAGCTTCCGCTCGTCTTCTTTAGTTAGCGGATACAGAGTCGCCTCGGCCTTTTGTCGCTTCACTAGTTCGAGTAGGAACCGGCCGTCCTTTGCAGGGATCTCACGGAGGGATGCGCGGAAGCCAATCGATTGTGCCCAGCCGAAGGAACCAAGCGGTACACCATCTGTAAGGGAGAGGCTGTTCCACACCTCTGGCACCGTTATCGGAACTGACTGTTCGATTGGCAAGGTGACGATCGGCTTCACCTTGAACCGAACAACGAATGGATCATCGCTCTCGTAGAAGATGGGCGAATCGTCGACGTATGGCTTGCCCTCGATGCTCAGGGCTCCACACCAGCGAGATAGGCCGACGAGGTAGCACAGAAAGATCGTCCCAGGCCTCCCGCGCTCCTTGGCCAACTTGTGTTGCCGCAGCTTGAACCCCGATACATCCGACCCATGCTTGAGGAATTGGTCCCACGTGTGTGGGGTGAACAAATCCAATAGATACCTGTCTGACATTGGCTCCCCCGAGAGCGTCTAGCGCAGCCTCAGACCCAGTCGCGCACGACATACGTATGTATGTCTCCGTTCTGCCGCATCCCCTGCGACCTGCCAGACGCCGCGACATTGACGTAGGCAGCGAATCGCCGCATCTACGTTGTGTTACCTTACGTAAGGGTCCATGGCCCTTCGCTGCCGGTGGCCCCATAACGTAACATAAGCTTACATGTGCTTATCTGTGTCTGACACCCCTCCAACCCTTCCGACTTGGTTCTGGCAGCATGGCCGGAACCTGAGCGCCGCTCTCAAGTTATTCCCCCATCCGGACCTGCTGAGCCGATACGAGAAGGCCCATAGTGAGTCCCTCTTGGAAGAACTGCATCGCGTTGCCGACGCCGGCCCCACAGAAGACCCTACGGCACTGTTCCGGGACCTGGGAGCCCAGGCGGGAGCCCGAGTGGAAGCTGACCGGGCGCTGAAGGAAAACCTTCTTCAATACCTTGCCAGTGGCGCCGTGGTGGGCTTCGGCTTCGAGGCACCTCGGCGGCTCCAAGACAGCGCCATAGCCATTCCCAATGGGGCCTGGTCCGGCTTCGTGGGTTGGAGTCAGTCCCAATTGGAGCACCAGGGAATCCGTTTTTTAGAAGTCAGGGTCATGCCTGCCCACTGGGAAGAGCAGCTAAAGAGGCGCTGGCACGACCAATTCGCCCCAGCGCCGGCCGTGAAGACGCGTGGCCCCGAAGGGACAGCGCGACAGATCGCGGAAGCCTATACGGCTCTCAAAGAGGCAGGCCAGATCGATTTCGAGGCTTCGATGCAAGCGCTCTACCCGCGCGTCCGCCATTGGCTCATGGCGCACTACCCGCAAGCCGGCTTTAGCGACAGCAAGCCGCATGATGAGACCTTGCGGAAAACCATATCGCCGCTCTTTGCCGGAGACTGCGGCAAAGGACGCCAATAGTTCCAAATCCAAACCATTGGAATATCCATTGGACTGATCCGGCCCCACTGTTCCCCTCAGCAACGCCAATCGTTGAGGAGTGGAATCCATGCAGGCCGCGGCGCCCTCTGTCAAAATCGAGCAAGATCCCGATCACCTTGACCGCCTGATCAATGAGAACGAAGCAGCGAACTTCCTAGGCTACACCGTTCGTGCGCTCCAGAACTGGCGCCTGCGTGGTGGTGGTCCTTCCTTCGTCAAGGTGTCCGCTCGGTCCATCCGGTACCGCCGGCGAGACCTGATCGCCTGGGCGGATGCGCGGGCCGTTGCCAGCACCTCTGCATACGGCCGCTGAGGCGAGCGTGACAGGCCGGCGGAGCCACAGGGTTTTGCCCTTGCGGGGTCGGCAGCACCGCAAGGGATTTTGGGGCCGGAAGGCACCAAGAGGGGCGCGGAGCCATCCGCGCCCCTTCTCCCTGCCCTCTCCGGCGCCCTCAGAGCCAATAGAGGGCTCTACCTGTCTCCCCGGCCCTAAAACCCAAAGCTGCCCCTGCGCGGAGCGCGCAACCCAACACATCCGGCCCGCAGGGCCGGCCCTAACCCCCTTCTGAGAACCACGCCCGGAAACCTAGAGGGGGGTCCTTGTAGCACCCCCCTCTGGAACTACCCGGGCGTAATGGAGAGTAGAAACATGGAATTGCTGTACAAGGGTTTCGACGGCCTGGAGATCGCGTTCAATGCGCAGATATCGGAAGCGTTCGATACGGCGCTTGCCGAAGCAAAGGAGGCTGCTTCAAAGGCAATGGAGCCCCACCTCCTCTACTTCAACGATACCCCCATACATGTCGCCGAGACAGGATCGCGCGGTGGCTATGCCTACCGCTGCGATACGGGGCCGGACGGGGCCACCTGGTTCTTCAAGCGCCCCAATCGTGCCGACGGCTGGGGTGTTCGGGTCTCAGTAAAATCACTACCCCTCGCGCTCTACGGCCTCGGCGGCGTCCGCGCCCGGCTCTATGCCTTCCTCGACGCCCTCGGCATCGAAGCCCGCCCCGGCTGCGAGAGCATCGGGCGCGTAGACTACGCCGTGGACGTCCTGGCGCCAGATTTCATTCTCAATGGAGAAAGCTTCGTCATGCATTCCCACGCAAACCGGGCCGACCAC encodes the following:
- a CDS encoding tyrosine-type recombinase/integrase, which translates into the protein MARLTKRTVEALPTREGDYIVFDDDVSGFGVRVLPSGKKTYMVQYRNGGRTRRIAIGKHGAVTADQARTRAKELLGAVAGGDNPAEEISRHRQAPTVATVCDRFLRDYVAHRCKPTTQREYRRSVDLFIKPAIGPFKIVDVARADIAKLHHKLRDKPYQANRTLGVLSKMFNLAEVWGLRPDGSNPCRHVEKYKERKRECCLSLEEIANLVRVLDKAEQEGTETPFVVAAFKLLILTGCRLSEIQTLKWSYVQPPYMMLPESKTGARKIPLPEPAQTVLSDLPRDPENEYVIQGAIEGQHVTDLQKPWRRIRKSAGLDGIRIHDLRHTYASHGVMQGLSIPMMGKLLGHTQIQTTMRYAHFADDPVREAAAQVAGILDRSFAPPAKPTPAANVVPFPKRA
- a CDS encoding helix-turn-helix domain-containing protein, with the translated sequence MQAAAPSVKIEQDPDHLDRLINENEAANFLGYTVRALQNWRLRGGGPSFVKVSARSIRYRRRDLIAWADARAVASTSAYGR